GCCCGGCCGCCTTCTTCAGCAGCACCGCGGCCGGCGGGGTCTTTAGGATGAAGCTGAAGCTCCGGTCCTTGTAGATGGTGATCAGGCAGGGAATGATCAGCCCGTCCTGTCCCTGGGTGCGGGCGTTGAACTGTTTGCAGAATTCCGGGATGTTGGCTCCGTGCTGGCCCAAGGCCGGCCCTACCGGGGGTGCAGGATTGGCCTGCCCGGCCGGGATCTGCAGTTTTACCAGGGCGGATACTATTTTTGCCATAAGGGTTTATCTCTCTTTTTAAAAATACTTGGCGTCCGGGCAGAAGCAATTCCTTTAAAAGGGAAAGCCGGGGCGCCTAAAAGTTATATTTCGTTGATCTGTATGAAATCCAGTTCCACCGGGGTGGTCCGGCCGAAGATGGTGACCATCACCTTGACCTTGCCGTGCTGTTTGTCCACTTCGTTGATGATCCCGGTGAAGTTGGCAAAGGGCCCGTCCACTATCTTCACCGAGTCGCCGGCATGGAACGGGATGTCTGCCGGGCCCGCCACCTTGGTTCCGTCTATCCGGGCCAGCAGCCGGGCGGCCTCGGCGCTTCTCATGGCCTGGGGCTTGCGGCGTGAGCCCAGGAAGCTGGTGACCCCGGGGGTGGACGACACCGCGTTCCAGACGTCGTCGGTCAGGTCCATCTCCACCATCAGATAGCTGGGATAAAGCTGCTTGGCGGTGGTCTTGCGCTTGCCGTGCTTGATCTCGGTTATTTCCTCGGTGGGGATAAGCACCCGGCCCAGCTTGTCCTGCAGTCCCAGCCTTTGGGCCGACGACTCCAAGGCCGACTTGACCCGGTTTTCGTGCCCGGAGTATGTATGAATTACGTACCAGCGCATTTTTGGTGCTTATGCCTTAATTTATTATTAACCCAGGATCACTGTGATCAGCCGGGTAAGCCCCTGGTCCACCAGGGCTATGAACACCGTGACCACCAGCGAGACCACTATCACCACCATGGTGGACTGCGTCAGTTCCTCGCGGCTGGGCCAGCTGACCTTGGCAAACTCGGCCTTG
The DNA window shown above is from bacterium and carries:
- the rplK gene encoding 50S ribosomal protein L11, with translation MAKIVSALVKLQIPAGQANPAPPVGPALGQHGANIPEFCKQFNARTQGQDGLIIPCLITIYKDRSFSFILKTPPAAVLLKKAAGLAKGSGVPNRNKVGKVTEAQVKEIAQKKMVDLNAASVEAAMRLVKGTARSMGIDISG
- the nusG gene encoding transcription termination/antitermination protein NusG, encoding MRWYVIHTYSGHENRVKSALESSAQRLGLQDKLGRVLIPTEEITEIKHGKRKTTAKQLYPSYLMVEMDLTDDVWNAVSSTPGVTSFLGSRRKPQAMRSAEAARLLARIDGTKVAGPADIPFHAGDSVKIVDGPFANFTGIINEVDKQHGKVKVMVTIFGRTTPVELDFIQINEI
- the secE gene encoding preprotein translocase subunit SecE; amino-acid sequence: MFKKILQFFIDTKAEFAKVSWPSREELTQSTMVVIVVSLVVTVFIALVDQGLTRLITVILG